Genomic DNA from Gossypium hirsutum isolate 1008001.06 chromosome A01, Gossypium_hirsutum_v2.1, whole genome shotgun sequence:
tttggctactttggcttccatgattaaagtaAGCCGacaagaggatgtgaagcctattcagatgagtatttatgaggcctcgtcttattgttataatatagaggaagaagaaagagatgaTCATCCTTGGTCTCAGGATATATTGCGGTATGTGAGAAATCGTGAGTATCCAGATCAAGCCAcggagaatgacaaaagaacgttGAGAAGGTTCGCTTGCGATTATGTGTTTGATGGAGAGATTTTGTACAAAAGAAAGAAGGATCAAGTATTGTTGAGATGCGTGGATGCCGTAGAGTcgaagaaaatcttggaagaagtgcACGaaggtatttgtgggacgcacgccaatggattcacaatggccagacaaattatgcggtttggatattattggccTACCATGGAAGGGGACTGCATCAGTTATGCTAAGAAATgtgacaaatgtcaaatttatggtgataagatTCATGTACCTCCCTTGCccttgcatgttatgacttctccatggccattttccatgtggggcatggatgtcatagggccaatttcacCTAAGGCTTCAAATGGGCACTGTTTCATTTTTGTAGTCATTGATtattttaccaagtgggtggaagctgcttcgtACGCCAACGTAACTAAATCGGCAGTCAGTAGATTCTTAAAGAAGGAaattatatgtcgatatggaatgtcTGAGAAAATCATATCCGAtaatgcactaaatttgaacaatagtACAATAGCAGAGGTCTATAGTCAGTTTAGAATCAGACATCataactcgtcaccatatcgtccgaagatgaatgaGGCAGTGGAAGCagctaataaaaatattaagaagattgtggggaaaatgaccgaaatgtacaaagattggcatgaaaagttGTCATTCGCTctttatgcttatcgaacatctgtcagaacttctactggggcaacaccgtTCTCATTGGTCATGGAATGGAAGCAGTTCTGcccattgaagtggaaataccttctcttcgagttttgtcaaaattaaagttagatgaagcagaatggatacaGTCTCGATATTATCAGTTGAACTAGATTtaggaaaagaggctaaaggctaTTCAGCATGGACAGATATATCAAAAGAGAATGATGTGGGCTTATGAAAAAAAGGTTCGCCCAAGAGAGTTTCATGAGGGagatttggttttgaaaaagattcttcccatacaaaaagatttcagaggtaaatggatgccgaattgagAGGGGCCctatgtggtgaagaaagctttctctggtgGTGCATTAATACTAGCCGAAATGGATGGAAAGAATTTATCTAATCCAGTGAACTCGGATGCAGTCAAAAAGTACTACACTTGACAAGGGAGGgaagccaaagtgaaaacccgcaaagggcgctttgagactttcaaaaaaaaatggggggcaaagtgaaaacccgcaaagggcactttgatactcaaataaaaatggaaagggccaaagtgaaaactcgcaaaggacGCTTTGAGAcccaataaaaaaaaaagaaaaaaaaaagagaaaaatgagaggccaaggtgaaaacccgcaaagggcgccttgtgaccaaaggggatttgagttgaaaacccgaaaagggcggctcaaatatggATCCAAAGTGAGGAGGCTGTGATCTTGATATACTTGAATTAACCATGAAGGGAATATGTTGCATCTTAGGGCATTGACAAAGTGCTTCTGATCTCTTAAACACATGTTAAGTTTGAATTAGTCTTCAAGAAGTTTTTACGGAGAAGCTCAGGTTACGATAACAAGGGTACCTAGTCTTCATTTTCAGTAAATTAGTTATCTTTAtcctttctttttcaagatataCATTCCTAAATTAATGGCCATTGTTGTTCTTTTGATAATTTACTTTGAATTCAAGGCTAATTTCCATTCTTGTTCATTAATCACAATTTgattgcaagcatgttgcattgacataatgatgaatgaactagtgatgtttttacaatagaagttttgcatattattcTAGGAGTTTCTAAGTAATACAAGAATCTGAAGTGAGATAATTGTTTAGAATACGCTCAAGTTCAAGGATATATTTGGATAAATCACTTTTTTTAGATCTCTGTCCAAATGATAATGGAGCAAACAGGCAGGATATAGTATTGATGATGCAATTTTATTCTCGAGAAAAATGAAATGACGTTCATACAGAGAGCAGAAATGCACATTTGGCTATAGCACCTGAGAAGTGAGGTAgtagattaaataaaaggaaattcaACTATGAGTTACAATGTTTTGTCTCAAAAGCAGTAGTAGAAGGGATGTTGGAATTACAGTGGGGCAAGCTCGCTAGACGAGATAGGTTGTTTCTTTGGGATACTTCTTCAAGAAGATGGTTGAGCAAATGCGTCAGTAACAGTATTAATGAACAACGAGTGACGATACCCTAATTTGTTAAAATGGAATCATCCTCATTTTTGCATATATTATTCATACCACATTTAGTTAGGAGTATTGGGttatttcgatcatagcatcctaattatttggcctAAGCATGTGCATGTAAAATGGAGTCTACAGGATAAGTCCCCCGAAGGGCAATGTAGCAACATTGGtaaagattgaagatcttatttccctgaagttgcagtggaatagatccTCGCAGATGgaatcttatcttcatgtatcggcaatggagaaTATTTCACCACCAAGCcctatctctctgaggtagcaagagagcaggttgaagaatgagtcttatcttcctgaggtagcaaggaagcagattgagaattgaagattttatctccctgaagttgcagcggagcagatctTCGCAGAtggaatcttatctccatgtatcggcaagtGAGCAGATTTCACCAccaagccttatctctctgaggtagcaagagagcaggttgaagaatgaattttatcttcctgaggtagcaaggaagcagattgagaattgaagattttatctccctgaagttgcagcggagcagatctTCGCAAAtggaatcttatctccatgtatcggcaaggGAGCAGATTTCACCACCAAGCCTTATCTCTCCAAGGTAGCAAGAGAACAAGTTGAAGAATGAAttttatcttcctgaggtagcaaggaagcagattgagaattgaagattttatctccctgaagttacagcggagcagatcttCGCAGAtggaatcttatctccatgtatcggcaaggGAGCAGATTTCACCACCAAGCCTTATCTCTCCGAGGTAGCAAGAGAACAAGTTGAAGAATGAAttttatcttcctgaggtagcaaggaagcagattgagaattgaagattttatctccctgaagataCAGCGGAGCAGATCTTCGCAGAtggaatcttatctccatgtatcggcaatggagcagatttaatcTCGTCTTCCTAAAGGTGTTTGGAAAAGAGAAGTACCAAAAAGCCAAGAAGTTAAAATTCAATAAGACAAGCAAAATTGGTttttttgaagtctttgctctattcccgttacacgccAATGAGCAAAGATGGGCAGCTGTAGTCaaccaattttgcccggccccATTTAACTTATGTAAATAAacccaaataaattaaaatatttatgatcATCATCagacccaaaataataaaaagtaaccCAAACACATTATTACCCTAAAAACCCttacataaaattaaaagcccAATCCTAATAAACCTAAAGTCTAGCCCAAATCTGAAAGAGCCCAGCAGAAAAGGGAATTTCAGTAGCAGCTCCTGGAATATACTAGAAGTGCACCAGAGAGACGATTTCTCACAGCTTTCACGAGGGAATTTCTTCGTACAGTCGGTGCATCATACCTGCAAAAGAATATACGAGAGAATGTACAGCCAAATGATAGAGggaaaatgtatttttatttttcattttttctgtaAATTCAGGCTATAAAAAGCCTCATTTTGTACTCCAAAGATTACACACAGAGAATACTGTACGCATACTACACATTCATAAATCAAGCAAAAAGTTTTGAAAGGTGATTTtccagtttttttttcttctcttcatttctcttttaATTAGTTTGAGGATTAGGCGCTAAGAGGAGCTCTCGATACCAATGATAGCCCAAACATCACAGACATGCGTAGATGTGGGTGAGGATTGAGCAAtactaaaattttgtttaaatccttggagtttatttcatttttttcttaaaataatatcataagattcgttttttttaaaaaaaaggaagagtAAAAGGTAGCAATATTATTGGATTTCTAAAATTGGGATCTCCGTTGATAAAACCCGATCATCATCCGCACTATTAGCCATCAAACTGATGAAGGTTAGTGGTTGCGCGATGAAAGGAGCCTTCACAGAAcaggatttttgtttttttatctgAATTTTGGAAAGAAAGCaaagaaggagaagagaaagaTACTTACTAAGTCTTTTTTAAAAACTTGTTCAACTGCCTTCAACGAGGAGAATGGGTGCTCTTTACATACAGATGGTCCCCAAAACAATGGTGATTCGAATGCtaaaaagaaaccctaaaaaattaGTTCTCAGGCTGTGATTTTCGGCTGTAAAAGGGGGCTGTGTTTTGGGGATGATGCAGAAAAAAATGGTTTAAATGCCTTAATTTTTTGAAACAGTGCCGTGTAAAATAAAAGGGGGGAAGGGTCCGCGCATTCGCCCAATTGGAGACCCGACTCTATCCAGATGCGGCAAGGATGGAATATTTACGCAGCAGGCCCCTTCTCTTTGCGCTGCATAAAGATCTGCTCCCCTTTGCGCCTAAATTGCTTTATTCTCTGTTTTAAAATTGTTCCTCAGATTTGTATGTTTTGGCATTTTAGTCCCTGTCTTCATGCAATGTTTTAAGATTAGGAATAATTTCAAACATGGTCCCTGTGAAATCAAGTGTGTCATATATGAGTCCTTATTTCATTAttaatagtttatttatttatgccaATTGTCCTTCTTAGTTTATTTTGATTGCTATTAAGTAATTTGCTAAATTTATGttatagttttaaatttgatttcaTTTGCCTGTACCTGTTGAATTACTTTGTtgatatatttattctttttctttcttgtcatttatattatttgtaatgtacatgttaattgtgttatttgtatttttagttatttatttgttgTAATTTGGGGTACTTGAATTTCCATACGGTTgtacattattttatgtaatgtttttatgtgttattatacatgtatatacttcATAATAATTGGTTTTATTCCATGAACATtatcaatattaaattattatacatatatttaactattttttgtccacatgatatatatgtatttgttttctaaaataaaatcacatgttatatacattaaataaattttaactatacatatacaaaaattattagtatatataatttaaatacatttttaaacattggtatttttatacatatagttTTTTAGATTTATTCACATATATTTCTTATTCAAAAGGAAAATCTCACATATTTTgtatcatttaaattattattaatacatATGTTTCGAATTTATATTTAGTTTGCATCTATTATTAAAGCTttgatatctttatatatatagattttaataaacttgtaattaattatatttttttattatgtatataatttataataaaattaagttaacCTTGTAATTCCTATTTTAATCAAAGGATATTTCGACATGTAattatttctaacattttttcacatgtatatagcatattttaatttatttttgctatggtatatgttattattttcatataactttatgtaaatatttttctatgtatatatatcttcttttaaaattatttatgtgtataatattttttaaaaacccttttaaatcatgtaatttaTTGTACTTCATATTATccttatattttttacatatattctGTTGcctatatagtatatatatttacttcatttttttatatacattattaattttatttttttattaataattataccCAATGTTTATTTGTGTGTAAAagtttcataaatttattttgtacaTTATTTTATATCATGAATTGTTATTCCTtcatatttaatacattttttaagTTATCTTgtgaattatcaatttttgaataaacttgtgttttaaatatttttgtataatttgatTTGAACTTTGAGATTTATAATAGTTATTTCAATAAACATATATCCCAAGTTTTATGCAAATGTGTCAACTTATATACATTATATGATCATTAATTCTTTGTTTTGTTTCATACATATTTttgtatatcattttattttgtgttatgaccgtgtatattattttttattattcattatccATGCTTAAAGAATTTTTTGTTATATTATACCTAGAATGATTGTTAGACATATTAAGCAAGGTTTACTGTATTTTGagtatattatttcatatttattgtttttttataatacattaaatatttcatcaattttaaaatgaataaacatgtttttaagcaaatttctaaatttcaattatttaaagcTTTTGAAATAAGGCAATATCTAATATTTGGGGAATTTGGAAAAATTGTGCTCAATCATACTGGGTATGACTTTTCCGATGAACCAAATATTTAGATAACCTTTTATACTTTTAAtgtatgagttttttttaaaaaaaaaattcgaaaatcaATTGTATCTTAAAGGTATAAGGGATCGTATCTAACCGTACTGGGTATGAAACCTCATATCTTTGGAACGAGAGATTTTTGATAGCTAATTTGAGTTATTCAAACATTTTTTATATACCtcggaaaatattttcttttaaaactttttaaggacagcatcaaatcaatttggtaccaattttgggcgtaatgagggtgctaacccttcctcatgcgtaaccgactcccgaacccgttttctattttttttacctaaaccaaatttatttttcattgaataaaatattttaataggtgatccaatcacacctaaatcaaGAGATTGGTGGCAACCCCACACTCGATTTTACAAGTCGATTCccattgtttttaaaataaaaaagggttcgacaaattaaatttaaatatgatttattattgaattttaatttaaaagaagaAGAATCGAGCTGTATGAGAGATGAGCCGAAGGAGTAGCCCACGTTGTGGACAGGTTTACTAACTGGATACACTCCAACAACAAAATTATGACAATATTTGCCGTTAACTAATATTATTGGTGAAGAAATATTTAGGGTTGGAATTCAATTtcaattagtttttaattttaagccATTTGACCAATATTTGGTATTTTCTAGATTTGGGCTTATGTCTTGTTTATAAGGAAAATATTTATTATGCCCGAatggataaaaaaaacattaGAAAATTGGAAATGGAAGCAAAGACAAATCATGGAaaggaaatttattttgattttatctgAGTACCGTAATCAAGGAAACAATTTACGGTATATCCTTGTCCATATCCGACAGGCTTTGCTTGTGAATCTTCTTTGTTTGTTCAAAAAGGGTTTAACCATTAATATCATCGCACATGTAACTCCTGTTGAAGATTCCATGGAAATTAGCTTGCTCTTATAGACTAAACATATAACGGGCTCACTTGACTTTGAGCATCATTTGACATGTTATGCAATAAATCCAACCAACCCTTCAAGCCATCGGTTTTCTTTTACCTTTAGCACGCCTTTTAATGCACCAAACTAACAGTGACGACAAAGTAAAGTCACGTTCACGAAATATATAATCATATGTGAGAAGAAGCTAAAAAGGAAATGTAATGTTGCAGTTGGTCAATCAACTCTTCACATGTCTACATTCTCTCCATGTCGTATTGTCACGGGTTCGACaaaactttttcttcttctcttttgttGTCCCCATAATTTCACCCATTATCCAGCGTTGCAGTAGAGGGCTTCAAAATGCCATCTCAGGGAGTGAAGTTATATGTCCAAGATAAACATGTATTAACTCTTTGTTTTCCTCTCTTCAtttctttctttgtattaactacattTTTTGGTTTTTATCATTTGCAGGTGGTCTTGGATAATGGTATACTGCAGGTCACAATATCTAATCCAGATGGCATTCTCACTGCTATTCAATATAATGGCATTGACAATTTGCTTGCTGTTGAAAACCAGGAAGCTGATAGAGGGTAAATATTATTCCTATGCTCTCTCTTTTTTCGCTATTGGATAAAATTTATAAtggacttcttttattttctctattcacttatttctatcttttttttagttaaattctattattagtctttatactttataaaagttattgatttaatccttctattttaatttagttactCTTAATCTCAGTAAATTacgttatttttaaaatttgatgtgaCATACATATTGTCATATGTATAATACCATGCTAATTTACTATTTTCACATCAATAATTGTCATTAGGAGAAgatggattaaattaatttatcattGTACGCTTATTCCgaactagtaattgaatttaatcaaGCATATCTAATTGTTATTGATggatcaagactaaaattttaaaattcaaaaagtatgaaaattaaaatttatcaaattcagtacatggactaaatcatAGAGACTAATggtaaattttaactttttcttttttttgtgaaTAATTATAAAAGTTGACTCCATTTTCTTATGGAATCAaaaggtattgggacctcgtcTGGAATCTAGCAGGAAGCAAAGGAACAAAGGgtaaatttgacaggtatgtttttttctttttcatgtattCGAAAAATCATATCTTATACTAATCGAAATCTGCGTAGAACATAAATGTTGGGATGAATTACTTCAAGTGAGATAAAACTGGAAGTAACATATGCAGGATTGAAGCAACAAGTTTTGAAGTAATAGTGGAAAATGAGGATCAGGTGGAGCTTTCATTTACTAGAACATGGAATCCTTCCCTTGAAGGCAAAGTCGTTCCCTTGAACATCGAGAAGAggtatttataaattatgttactTGAATTcaaatgtgagtgttaaatatatatatatatatatttgaaatactaTTTTCAGTTATTTTCATGTATGTAGAGGGTGTATTGGAGGGGATCGGTAAAAATATTATGGAGGCTTTTATATTAAGAGTAAATTACATTTTGGTGGTTCGACTCAAAGAATAGGTAAATTAATCATTGTGCATTATATCAAATAGCAAATTGGtcatttatgttaaaaatttcatctatttttactattaaaaactgacgTAGTTAACAGAACAACCAGCAGTAACATGTGGCATGCCATTGTACTTCATATTGATGTCCAGGGACTAGTTTTTAATactaaaatggatgaaatttttaataaaataactaacttgcttttttatctaacatataatgactaatttgctcattttttgagtagataggtcaaaatgtaatttgactcctaatataaaatcctccatgatacttttaccgagGGAGTATCATATTATGGAACTCAAGTCTAGATATGCGAGCAACATAACTTATGATTTCAGGGGAGATTGTAACAAAAGCAAAATCCTGTTTTATGTTTTACAGGTTTATAATGCTTCGTAATTCCTCAGGATTCTACACCTATGCAATTTACGAGCACTTGAAGGAATGGCCTGCTTTCAACCTTGACAGGTTCAGGGTTGCATTCAAGTTGAGGAAAGACAagtatgcatatatacatatatttatattgaaaaatgaatttaaaaaaactcAATGACGTGTTAAAAGAAATGAACAAGCATTGACCATTGAGTAATTTCAAATGCACAGGTTTCATTACATGGCAATGGCAGACAACAGACAAAGATACATGCCCTTGCCTGATGACCGTTTACCTTACAGAAGCCAAACCTTGGCTTATCCAGAGGCTGTCCTACTGGTTGATCCAATGGAAACTGAGTTTAGAGGAGAGGTTGATGACAAGTACCAGTATTCATGCGAGAACAAGGACAACAGGGTCCATGGATGGATTTGCAATGACCCGCCGGTGGGGTTCTGGCAAATAACTCCTAGTGATGAGTTTCGATCTGCCGGGCCTCACAAGCAAAACCTTACCTCTCACGTCGGCCCGACCACCCTTGCCGTAAGAAAAACCTTACCTTCTTTTTCCACCATAACGTTAGCTTTTAATTACAATCTTACACGACCAAATCGACCAGGTTATGCACAGTGTTCATTATTCAGGAGAGGATTTGATATTGAAATTTGGAAGTAATGAGGCTTGGAAGAAAGTTTTTGGCcccatttttatttatcttaattcTTTGTCGGATGCTGGAGGTAACCCACTTTCACTTTGGGAAGATGCTAAACAACAGGTTCTAATTTTCTTTAAGTTACTCTCATATGAGTGTCtgaataaagaaaaatgaataatcaTATCTACATACAAGATGTTAAGACTGAAGTTGGAACTTCTAATTTAGATGAGAATTGAAGTTCAAGACTGGCCCTATACTTTCCCTGCTTCTCAAGACTTTCCACAATCCCATCAAAGGGGCAATGTCAGTGGTAGATTACTAGTGAAAGACAGGTAATTTATCTCATTTGGGCTGTTCTATTCAAACCTCTactttttaatcatttaatttgtGAACAATTGAATCTTTTCTTGGtgtcactttttttttttcaaattgatctTCAGATATGTTTGCAAAGACTACATACCTGCCAATGGTGCCTATGTGGGGTTAGCACCCCCTGGAGATGTTGGATCTTGGCAGAGTGAAGTCAAGGTAATTTCGGATATTCCATAATTTTTCTGTAAATCCGAAGCAGATTCAGATATAAGAACATTCCTTATCAAAGTTCAACATCACATGGTTACCCTTGGGTCAGGGCTATCAATTCTGGACTAGAGCTGATGAAGATGGCTATTTCTGCATTAACAATATTTGGACCGGTGACTATAATCTATATGCATGGGTTCCTGGTTTCATTGGTGATTATAAATATGATGTTATCATCACCCCTAGCGCAGgtcttttactttaattttttctaCTGCAACCTCCTAAGTTGTTGTTTTGatgaagtatatatattttataacgcGATATTGCAGGGTATGATATATTCATGGGTGATCTTGTATATGAACCGCCAAGAGATGGCCCTACATTGTGGGAAATTGGAGTCCCGGATCGCACTGCTGCAGAATTCTACGTTCCTGATCCGAGTCCGATGTTTGTCAACAGGTTATATGTTAACCATCCTGACAGGTTGGCTTCTTTTCCTGCGATTTTACGGATTCATCATGTaagatatattttctttttaagtttataaatatTTGCAGATTTAGGCAGTATGGGTTATGGGAAAGATATGCAGATTTATATCCTGATAGAGATTTGGTTTACACAGTTGGGGTTAGTGACTATACAAAAGACTGGTTTTTTGCTCAGGTCACCAGGTATTCATTCCCCTCTGAATTCTCAATAACATTTCCAGATTCAGAATCCTTAGGTATCTTTGTTTTGGATTGCAGAAAGAATGATGACAACACATATCAAGGAACTACATGGCAAATCAAGTTCAAACTAGATTGTGCTGCAAATGAAACCGAAACATACAAACTACGATTGGCATTGGCTACTGCACATGCTGCTGAACTTCAGGTATAGAATTTAATTGTTAAGAGTTTTAACTTTAGATGACTAAACTTTGCACATTAAATTGATTTCTTTGTTTTATGAAGGTAAGGGTCAATGATGATGGAAAGTCTCCTCTATTTTCAAGTGGACAAATTGGTAAAGACAACACAATAGCCAGACATGGTATCCATGGGCTTTACCGGCTTTACCATGTCGGTATTCCGGGGAATCTGCTTCTTGAAGGAGATAACACCATATTTCTAACTCAACCGAAAAGCACCAGCCCTTTCCAAGGAATTATGTATGACTATATTCGATTAGAAGGCCCTGCATCTTCTAATGGAAACAAGAAACCTTAAAATATTTCAGATATCCACAAAATTGAAGCTAGAAACAGGTTTGAACAAGTTTCTGTCAAAGAAGCATATCCTGTTTCATATTGATTAAACCGTATCTCTGTAGTTGATTTATGTACAACATCAAAATCCCATGGATTCAACAAAATGGAGACTAGGAGCACTCTTGAGGGGAATACCCAtatatttggatttggatttcaaTAATTATGTAAATGATAagaataaaatgcatatattacAGTGAAATTAGttgagattaaatttaatataattagaaaaatataaaaacatgaatctatcaaatctaaaaatattttaaagatttcaaaTTCTATCTAGAAAATCCATAAATTTAAGAAattatcataaatattaaatttccatATAGTAAAAATCTAAATTCAAATTCTGAAACACAACCTGCAAATATTCCTTTATACTTTATCTTTTCTAATCTTCACAGTTTTTTTTGTAGCAATTTCATTGAATTTGAAACTTAAGCTTTCAATATTTAAACTAAAACAATGATCTAGAGTAAAAAAGTTGTATTGTTATATAATACAATTATAGcccaacaaataaataaatattacacattACAACTTTTAATAACCAAACATTATCTTTCATcaaaatttttctataactttagTGTTGAGCATAATTAAAAAAACTGAATATTACTATAGATGTTTCAAATAAGCTCAACCTAATTACTTTTGAGATGTGACAGTCAAAAGTGATCGCAATACATACAAGTGTATTAAGTATCACACTGATTTACGTGTTTAATTCGTATTACACTAGCATGAACGAACAATAACAAGAATTTTCAGCTAAGATATTGGCCAGGAAACAGTAGCCAAGAGAATTACTCAAATATGAAAAACTCATCTTTAGATATAATACCTTCAA
This window encodes:
- the LOC107918135 gene encoding uncharacterized protein isoform X3; the protein is MPSQGVKLYVQDKHVLTLCFPLFISFFVLTTFFGFYHLQVVLDNGILQVTISNPDGILTAIQYNGIDNLLAVENQEADRGYWDLVWNLAGSKGTKGKFDRIEATSFEVIVENEDQVELSFTRTWNPSLEGKVVPLNIEKRFIMLRNSSGFYTYAIYEHLKEWPAFNLDRFRVAFKLRKDKFHYMAMADNRQRYMPLPDDRLPYRSQTLAYPEAVLLVDPMETEFRGEVDDKYQYSCENKDNRVHGWICNDPPVGFWQITPSDEFRSAGPHKQNLTSHVGPTTLAVMHSVHYSGEDLILKFGSNEAWKKVFGPIFIYLNSLSDAGGNPLSLWEDAKQQMRIEVQDWPYTFPASQDFPQSHQRGNVSGRLLVKDRYVCKDYIPANGAYVGLAPPGDVGSWQSEVKGMIYSWVILYMNRQEMALHCGKLESRIALLQNSTFLIRVRCLSTGYMLTILTVGVSDYTKDWFFAQVTRKNDDNTYQGTTWQIKFKLDCAANETETYKLRLALATAHAAELQVRVNDDGKSPLFSSGQIGKDNTIARHGIHGLYRLYHVGIPGNLLLEGDNTIFLTQPKSTSPFQGIMYDYIRLEGPASSNGNKKP
- the LOC107918135 gene encoding probable rhamnogalacturonate lyase B isoform X2, with the protein product MPSQGVKLYVQDKHVVLDNGILQVTISNPDGILTAIQYNGIDNLLAVENQEADRGYWDLVWNLAGSKGTKGKFDRIEATSFEVIVENEDQVELSFTRTWNPSLEGKVVPLNIEKRFIMLRNSSGFYTYAIYEHLKEWPAFNLDRFRVAFKLRKDKFHYMAMADNRQRYMPLPDDRLPYRSQTLAYPEAVLLVDPMETEFRGEVDDKYQYSCENKDNRVHGWICNDPPVGFWQITPSDEFRSAGPHKQNLTSHVGPTTLAVMHSVHYSGEDLILKFGSNEAWKKVFGPIFIYLNSLSDAGGNPLSLWEDAKQQMRIEVQDWPYTFPASQDFPQSHQRGNVSGRLLVKDRYVCKDYIPANGAYVGLAPPGDVGSWQSEVKGYQFWTRADEDGYFCINNIWTGDYNLYAWVPGFIGDYKYDVIITPSAGYDIFMGDLVYEPPRDGPTLWEIGVPDRTAAEFYVPDPSPMFVNRLYVNHPDRFRQYGLWERYADLYPDRDLVYTVGVSDYTKDWFFAQVTRKNDDNTYQGTTWQIKFKLDCAANETETYKLRLALATAHAAELQVRVNDDGKSPLFSSGQIGKDNTIARHGIHGLYRLYHVGIPGNLLLEGDNTIFLTQPKSTSPFQGIMYDYIRLEGPASSNGNKKP
- the LOC107918135 gene encoding probable rhamnogalacturonate lyase B isoform X1, with translation MPSQGVKLYVQDKHVLTLCFPLFISFFVLTTFFGFYHLQVVLDNGILQVTISNPDGILTAIQYNGIDNLLAVENQEADRGYWDLVWNLAGSKGTKGKFDRIEATSFEVIVENEDQVELSFTRTWNPSLEGKVVPLNIEKRFIMLRNSSGFYTYAIYEHLKEWPAFNLDRFRVAFKLRKDKFHYMAMADNRQRYMPLPDDRLPYRSQTLAYPEAVLLVDPMETEFRGEVDDKYQYSCENKDNRVHGWICNDPPVGFWQITPSDEFRSAGPHKQNLTSHVGPTTLAVMHSVHYSGEDLILKFGSNEAWKKVFGPIFIYLNSLSDAGGNPLSLWEDAKQQMRIEVQDWPYTFPASQDFPQSHQRGNVSGRLLVKDRYVCKDYIPANGAYVGLAPPGDVGSWQSEVKGYQFWTRADEDGYFCINNIWTGDYNLYAWVPGFIGDYKYDVIITPSAGYDIFMGDLVYEPPRDGPTLWEIGVPDRTAAEFYVPDPSPMFVNRLYVNHPDRFRQYGLWERYADLYPDRDLVYTVGVSDYTKDWFFAQVTRKNDDNTYQGTTWQIKFKLDCAANETETYKLRLALATAHAAELQVRVNDDGKSPLFSSGQIGKDNTIARHGIHGLYRLYHVGIPGNLLLEGDNTIFLTQPKSTSPFQGIMYDYIRLEGPASSNGNKKP